A single window of Brevundimonas naejangsanensis DNA harbors:
- a CDS encoding GNAT family N-acetyltransferase, with protein sequence MSFTLQVHDGIAAIGRDAWDACAAPTGDPFVSYDFLDACEASGSAVPSEGWAARHLSLHDEDGAVIGVMPLYLKGHSQGEYVFDHSWADAYQRAGGRYYPKLLGAVPFTPATGPRFLNAPGTDAVVVREALLQGALTLTERLGVSSLHVNFPLEAEWRAMAEAGLLPRRDIQFIWRNDGYQSFDDFLAALSSNRRKTIRRERREAQAGLDIRVLTGAQIAEAHWEAFFAFYMDTGDRKWGRPYLTRDFFARVGATMADRIALVMAFEGETPVAGALNFIGRDALYGRQWGTLVDRPFLHFELCYYQAIDFAISRGLSRVEAGAQGEHKIARGYLPSPVYSAHFIADPALRDPVARYLDNERPAVEAEMDAMTAALSPYRAR encoded by the coding sequence GTGAGCTTCACCCTTCAGGTTCACGACGGGATCGCCGCGATAGGCCGGGACGCGTGGGACGCCTGCGCGGCCCCGACCGGCGATCCCTTCGTCTCCTACGACTTCCTCGACGCCTGCGAGGCGTCCGGCAGCGCCGTCCCGTCTGAAGGCTGGGCGGCGCGCCACCTGTCCCTGCACGATGAAGACGGGGCCGTGATCGGCGTCATGCCCCTTTATCTGAAGGGTCATAGCCAGGGCGAGTACGTCTTCGACCACAGCTGGGCCGACGCCTATCAGCGCGCAGGCGGGCGCTACTATCCCAAGCTGCTGGGGGCTGTGCCCTTCACCCCCGCGACGGGCCCACGGTTTCTGAATGCGCCGGGGACGGACGCCGTCGTGGTGCGTGAAGCGCTGCTGCAAGGCGCATTGACGCTGACCGAGCGGCTGGGCGTGTCGTCCCTGCACGTCAACTTTCCCCTAGAGGCCGAATGGCGCGCCATGGCCGAAGCGGGCCTGCTGCCGCGCCGCGACATCCAGTTCATCTGGCGCAACGACGGCTATCAGAGCTTCGACGACTTCCTGGCCGCCCTGTCTTCCAACCGGCGCAAGACCATCCGGCGCGAGCGGCGTGAGGCGCAAGCCGGCCTCGACATCCGCGTGCTGACGGGCGCCCAGATCGCCGAGGCGCATTGGGAGGCCTTCTTCGCCTTCTACATGGACACGGGCGACCGAAAATGGGGACGGCCCTATCTGACGCGCGACTTCTTCGCCCGCGTCGGCGCGACCATGGCTGACCGCATCGCCCTGGTGATGGCGTTTGAAGGCGAGACGCCGGTAGCCGGGGCGCTGAATTTCATCGGACGGGATGCGCTTTACGGACGCCAGTGGGGGACGCTGGTCGACCGGCCCTTCCTCCATTTCGAGCTTTGCTATTATCAGGCCATCGACTTCGCCATCTCGCGCGGCCTGTCGCGTGTCGAGGCGGGGGCGCAAGGAGAGCACAAGATCGCGCGCGGCTACCTGCCCTCGCCCGTCTATTCCGCCCATTTCATCGCCGATCCGGCGCTGCGCGATCCTGTCGCCCGCTACCTCGACAACGAGCGCCCGGCGGTCGAGGCCGAGATGGACGCGATGACGGCGGCTCTGTCGCCCTATCGCGCCCGCTGA
- a CDS encoding NUDIX hydrolase has translation MKPLPFDAAQDLADAPRTGGAQRPKDAATLILTRGAKRPEVLMGRRAPGHVFMASKWVFPGGRIERADFTAADAGPLSHDAARRLEAEMPARRARALALAAVRETFEETGLILGRPAPAASVAGPWREYRQAGALPDLSVLSYVARAITPPGRSRRFDARFFMAPVEALRDPDRIEGSGELDEIAWIALDEAQGLDLPAITRFVLSEVAERLETPQRPLPFVHMARGRHVIDHQD, from the coding sequence ATGAAACCTCTCCCCTTCGACGCGGCCCAAGACCTGGCCGACGCGCCCCGCACCGGCGGCGCCCAGCGCCCCAAGGACGCCGCCACCCTGATCCTGACGCGCGGGGCAAAACGGCCCGAAGTGCTGATGGGCCGCCGCGCGCCGGGCCATGTCTTCATGGCGTCGAAATGGGTGTTTCCGGGCGGGCGCATCGAGCGGGCGGATTTCACCGCAGCGGACGCCGGCCCCTTATCGCATGACGCTGCACGCCGGCTGGAGGCGGAAATGCCCGCCCGGCGCGCCCGCGCCCTGGCCCTGGCCGCCGTACGCGAGACGTTTGAAGAGACGGGGCTGATCCTGGGGCGCCCCGCGCCGGCGGCCTCGGTCGCCGGGCCGTGGCGGGAGTATCGCCAGGCCGGCGCCCTGCCCGATCTGTCGGTGCTGTCCTATGTGGCGCGGGCCATCACGCCGCCGGGCCGATCGCGCCGCTTCGACGCCCGCTTCTTCATGGCGCCGGTCGAGGCCCTGCGCGACCCGGACCGCATCGAAGGCTCAGGCGAACTGGACGAGATCGCCTGGATTGCGCTGGACGAGGCGCAAGGGCTGGACCTGCCCGCCATTACCCGCTTCGTGCTCAGCGAGGTGGCCGAGCGGCTGGAGACGCCTCAGCGCCCCCTGCCCTTCGTGCATATGGCGCGCGGCCGCCACGTCATCGACCATCAGGACTGA
- a CDS encoding PleD family two-component system response regulator has protein sequence MSARILVVDDVEANVRLLEAKLTLEYYDVLTCGDGTSCLRIAQDEQPDLILLDVMMPGMDGFETCRRLKAAEETRHIPVVLVTALDGRHDRIRGLEAGADDFLSKPLDDVILMARVKSLTRLKMVMDELREREESSRRLGMDAGGVGHLKGSGGRVLVVDDNELQAEMIARELSIEHRPMIADTLADGLDAARGSVDLVIVNVSSEGFDGLRLIAQLRSKEAMRRIPILALIDTHDRPRLLKALDLGAHDILARPVDPEEMSARVRTQVKRKRYGDFLRDKLDYSLELALTDPLTGLHNRRYMTGQLQALVARAARGGDPVAVLVLDIDHFKAVNDTFGHDVGDEVLREFSVRLATNVRAVDLPCRFGGEEFVVVMPGTTLEDAHRIAERIRRDVGAAPFRISGGDVLGVTVSVGVAASLGMDDTPEALLKRADEGVYEAKAQGRDRVVARAA, from the coding sequence ATGAGTGCGCGAATTCTCGTGGTCGACGACGTAGAGGCGAACGTCCGTCTGCTCGAAGCCAAGCTGACTCTTGAATACTATGACGTCCTGACCTGCGGCGACGGGACCTCGTGCCTGCGCATCGCCCAGGACGAACAGCCCGACCTGATCCTGCTGGACGTCATGATGCCCGGCATGGACGGGTTCGAGACCTGCCGCCGCCTCAAGGCCGCCGAGGAGACGCGTCATATCCCGGTGGTGCTGGTGACGGCCCTGGACGGGCGTCATGACCGCATCCGGGGACTGGAAGCAGGCGCTGACGACTTCCTGTCCAAGCCGCTGGACGACGTGATCCTGATGGCGCGGGTCAAGAGCCTGACGCGCCTGAAAATGGTCATGGATGAACTGCGTGAGCGCGAGGAAAGCAGCCGCCGCCTGGGCATGGACGCAGGCGGCGTCGGCCATCTGAAGGGCTCGGGCGGCCGGGTTCTGGTCGTCGACGACAATGAGCTTCAGGCCGAGATGATCGCGCGCGAGCTGTCGATCGAGCACCGTCCCATGATTGCGGACACGCTAGCCGACGGTCTGGATGCGGCGCGCGGATCGGTCGATCTGGTGATCGTCAATGTGTCGTCCGAAGGGTTCGACGGCCTTCGACTGATCGCTCAGCTGCGGTCCAAGGAGGCGATGCGCCGCATCCCCATCCTGGCGCTGATCGACACCCATGACCGGCCGCGTCTGCTGAAGGCGCTGGATCTGGGCGCGCACGACATCCTCGCCCGCCCCGTCGACCCCGAAGAGATGTCGGCGCGGGTCCGCACCCAGGTGAAGCGCAAACGGTACGGCGACTTCCTGCGCGATAAGCTGGATTACAGCCTGGAATTGGCGCTCACCGACCCTCTGACGGGTCTGCACAACCGCCGCTACATGACTGGCCAGCTTCAGGCTCTTGTCGCGCGCGCCGCGCGGGGCGGGGACCCGGTGGCGGTGCTGGTGCTGGACATCGACCACTTCAAGGCTGTGAACGACACCTTCGGGCATGACGTGGGCGACGAGGTGCTGCGCGAGTTTTCGGTGCGGCTGGCGACCAATGTGCGCGCGGTCGATCTGCCCTGTCGGTTCGGCGGCGAGGAGTTCGTGGTGGTCATGCCGGGCACGACGCTGGAAGACGCACATCGCATCGCCGAACGTATTCGCCGCGACGTGGGGGCGGCCCCCTTCCGTATCAGCGGCGGGGATGTGCTTGGCGTGACCGTTTCGGTCGGCGTGGCGGCCAGTCTGGGCATGGACGACACGCCCGAGGCGCTGCTCAAACGGGCCGATGAGGGCGTCTATGAGGCGAAAGCTCAGGGGCGCGACCGCGTCGTAGCTCGGGCCGCCTGA
- the clpA gene encoding ATP-dependent Clp protease ATP-binding subunit ClpA, translating to MPSFSRPLEETLHRAVHYANERRHEYATLEHLLLALIDDPDASAVMTACNVDLGALKAALGSYVDTDLAALATADGDDAKPTAGFQRVIQRAVIHVQSSGREEVTGANVLVAIFSERESHAAYFLQEQDMTRYDAVNFIAHGIAKKAGASEARSVRGASPEEAEDGSVVKQGGEALEAYCVDLNEKARNGKIDPLIGRQAEVERSIQILCRRTKNNPLLVGDPGVGKTAIAEGLARKIVNGEVPEVLKDATIYSLDMGSLLAGTRYRGDFEERLKQVVKELESHDNAVLFIDEIHTVIGAGATSGGAMDASNLLKPALASGSLRCMGSTTYKEYRQHFEKDRALVRRFQKIDVNEPTIEDTVKILKGLKTTYETHHKLRFTDSAIRTAVDLSARYITDRKLPDKAIDVIDEAGASQMLLPESKRKKVIGQKEVEAVIAKMARIPAKSVSKSDTESLRELETDLKRAVFGQEQAIDQVSSAMKLARAGLRDPNKPIGAFLFSGPTGVGKTEVAKQLAATLGIEMQRFDMSEYMERHTVSRLIGAPPGYVGHDQGGLLTDAVDQHPHSVVLLDEIEKAHPDVYNILLQVMDNGTLTDAVGKKVDFRNVILIMTTNAGAADNARAAIGFGRGKVEGEDEKAIQRLFAPEFRNRLDAIVAFKPLGAETIRSVVTKFVLQLEAQLADRNITIELTDEAADWLAKNGFDELYGARPLARVIQEHIKKPLADDILFGRLTRGGHVKVELKDGKIAFDITPAKGAAVKEAEEETA from the coding sequence ATGCCTTCGTTTTCCCGTCCTCTCGAAGAGACCCTGCACCGCGCGGTCCACTACGCCAACGAGCGCCGGCACGAATACGCCACGCTTGAACACCTGCTGCTGGCCCTGATCGACGATCCGGACGCCTCGGCCGTGATGACGGCCTGCAACGTCGATCTGGGCGCGCTGAAGGCTGCGCTCGGCTCCTATGTCGACACGGACCTGGCCGCCCTGGCCACGGCCGACGGCGACGACGCCAAGCCGACGGCGGGCTTCCAGCGCGTGATCCAGCGCGCGGTCATCCATGTCCAGTCGTCCGGCCGCGAGGAAGTGACCGGCGCCAACGTCCTGGTCGCCATCTTCTCCGAGCGCGAAAGCCACGCCGCCTATTTCCTGCAGGAGCAGGACATGACGCGCTACGACGCGGTCAACTTCATCGCCCACGGCATCGCCAAGAAGGCCGGCGCCAGCGAAGCCCGCTCGGTGCGCGGCGCCAGTCCTGAAGAGGCCGAGGACGGCTCGGTCGTCAAACAGGGCGGCGAGGCGCTGGAGGCCTATTGCGTCGACCTGAACGAGAAGGCCCGCAACGGCAAGATCGACCCGCTGATCGGGCGTCAGGCCGAGGTCGAGCGCTCGATTCAGATCCTGTGCCGCCGCACCAAGAACAACCCGCTGTTGGTCGGCGACCCCGGCGTCGGCAAGACCGCCATCGCCGAAGGCCTGGCGCGCAAGATCGTCAACGGCGAGGTGCCGGAAGTCCTGAAGGACGCGACGATCTACAGCCTCGACATGGGCTCGCTGCTGGCGGGCACCCGCTATCGCGGCGACTTCGAGGAGCGGCTGAAGCAGGTCGTCAAGGAACTGGAGAGCCACGACAACGCGGTCCTGTTCATCGACGAGATCCACACGGTGATCGGCGCGGGCGCGACCTCGGGCGGAGCGATGGATGCGTCCAACCTGCTGAAGCCGGCGCTGGCGTCGGGCAGCCTGCGCTGCATGGGGTCGACCACCTACAAGGAATATCGCCAGCACTTCGAGAAGGACCGCGCCCTGGTGCGTCGCTTCCAGAAGATCGACGTCAATGAGCCGACGATCGAGGACACGGTGAAGATCCTCAAGGGCCTGAAGACGACCTATGAGACGCACCACAAGCTGCGTTTCACCGACTCGGCCATTCGCACGGCGGTCGATCTGTCGGCGCGCTACATCACCGACCGCAAGTTGCCGGACAAGGCCATCGACGTGATCGACGAGGCGGGGGCGTCGCAGATGCTGCTGCCGGAATCGAAGCGCAAGAAGGTCATCGGCCAGAAGGAGGTCGAGGCCGTCATCGCCAAGATGGCCCGCATCCCGGCCAAGTCGGTGTCGAAGTCGGACACGGAATCCCTGCGTGAGCTGGAGACCGATCTGAAGCGCGCCGTCTTCGGTCAGGAGCAGGCGATTGACCAGGTGTCGTCGGCGATGAAGCTGGCGCGAGCGGGTCTGCGCGACCCGAACAAGCCCATCGGCGCCTTCCTGTTCAGCGGTCCGACCGGCGTCGGCAAGACCGAAGTCGCCAAGCAGCTCGCCGCCACCCTGGGCATCGAGATGCAGCGCTTCGACATGTCCGAATACATGGAGCGCCACACGGTCAGCCGCCTGATCGGCGCGCCTCCGGGCTATGTCGGCCATGACCAGGGCGGCCTGCTGACCGACGCCGTCGACCAGCATCCGCACTCCGTCGTGCTGCTGGACGAAATCGAGAAGGCGCACCCCGACGTCTACAACATCCTGCTGCAGGTGATGGACAACGGGACGCTGACCGACGCGGTGGGCAAGAAGGTCGATTTCAGGAACGTCATCCTGATCATGACGACCAACGCGGGCGCCGCCGACAACGCGCGCGCGGCCATCGGCTTCGGCCGGGGCAAGGTCGAGGGCGAGGACGAAAAGGCCATCCAGCGCCTGTTCGCCCCTGAGTTCCGCAACCGTCTGGACGCCATCGTGGCCTTCAAGCCGCTGGGCGCCGAGACGATCCGCTCGGTGGTTACCAAGTTCGTGCTGCAGCTGGAAGCCCAGCTGGCGGACCGCAACATCACCATCGAACTGACCGACGAGGCGGCCGACTGGCTGGCCAAGAACGGCTTCGACGAACTGTATGGCGCGCGTCCGCTGGCCCGCGTCATCCAGGAGCACATCAAGAAGCCGCTGGCCGACGACATCCTGTTCGGCCGCTTGACCCGCGGCGGCCACGTCAAGGTCGAGCTGAAGGACGGCAAGATCGCCTTCGACATCACCCCGGCCAAGGGCGCGGCGGTGAAGGAAGCGGAAGAAGAAACGGCCTGA
- a CDS encoding response regulator: MSKKILIVEDNELNMKLFHDLLDSQGYEVLQTREGLQALAIAREHRPDLILMDIQLPEISGLEVTKWLKDDEELNHIPVIAVTAFAMKGDEERIRQGGCEAYISKPISVISFLETVRKHLG; this comes from the coding sequence ATGTCCAAGAAGATCCTCATCGTCGAGGATAACGAGCTGAACATGAAGCTATTTCATGATCTGCTCGATTCTCAGGGGTACGAAGTGCTGCAGACCCGCGAAGGGCTGCAGGCGCTGGCGATTGCGCGCGAGCATCGCCCTGATCTGATCCTGATGGATATCCAGCTGCCGGAGATTTCGGGGCTCGAGGTGACCAAATGGCTCAAGGACGATGAAGAGCTGAACCATATACCCGTCATCGCCGTTACCGCCTTCGCCATGAAGGGTGATGAAGAACGAATTCGTCAGGGGGGCTGCGAGGCCTACATCTCCAAGCCGATTTCCGTCATCTCCTTCCTGGAAACGGTGCGGAAGCACCTGGGGTAG
- a CDS encoding CsbD family protein: MTDQRIEGVATELQGKAQNGLGRVTGDSKLQVEGKLNEVKGKALDAYGRVIDGLDGMVDKAPVDLRDPARKGLDFARRKPLLTTGIIAGAAMLLGALGRRR, translated from the coding sequence ATGACCGATCAACGTATCGAAGGCGTCGCGACCGAACTGCAAGGCAAGGCCCAGAACGGCCTCGGTCGCGTGACGGGCGACAGCAAGCTCCAAGTCGAAGGCAAGCTGAACGAGGTCAAGGGCAAGGCGCTCGACGCCTATGGCCGCGTCATCGACGGCCTCGACGGCATGGTCGACAAGGCCCCCGTCGACCTGCGCGACCCGGCCCGCAAGGGCCTGGACTTCGCCCGCCGCAAACCCCTGCTGACCACCGGCATCATCGCCGGCGCGGCGATGCTCTTGGGCGCTCTGGGCCGTCGCCGTTAA
- a CDS encoding RidA family protein: MSIHARIAELGITLPEPAKPVASYVSYVRSGEQIFISGQLSNDANGGIKGTVGVDVTPEQAAEAARLCGVNLLAQINAAVDGDLDRVVRIVKLGGFVQAGPDFEAIPAVINGCSDLMVQVFGDAGKHSRSAVGVYKLPLGFAVEVDAVIEVK, encoded by the coding sequence ATGAGCATTCACGCCCGCATTGCTGAACTCGGCATCACCCTGCCCGAGCCCGCCAAGCCGGTCGCCAGCTATGTCTCCTACGTCCGCTCGGGCGAGCAGATCTTCATCTCGGGCCAGCTGTCGAACGACGCCAATGGCGGCATCAAGGGCACCGTCGGCGTTGACGTGACCCCGGAGCAGGCCGCCGAGGCCGCCCGTCTGTGCGGCGTCAACCTGCTGGCCCAGATCAACGCCGCCGTCGACGGCGACCTGGATCGCGTGGTCCGCATCGTCAAGCTGGGCGGCTTCGTCCAGGCCGGGCCGGACTTCGAGGCCATCCCCGCGGTCATCAACGGCTGCTCGGACCTGATGGTCCAGGTCTTCGGCGACGCCGGCAAGCACTCGCGCTCGGCCGTCGGCGTGTACAAGCTGCCGCTCGGCTTCGCCGTCGAAGTGGACGCCGTCATCGAGGTGAAGTGA
- a CDS encoding DNA polymerase IV: MAITALCRDCLWTGDRKVARCPSCTSRRVIAHDELSDLHIAHLDCDAFYASVEKRDRPELRDRPVIVGGGKRGVVSTACYVARLYGVGSAMPMFKALKACPDAVVIKPDFAKYNAESARIFGAVQRLTPLVQTLSLDEAWIDLKGTERLNGGPPAFQLARLQKWIEDETGLSVSIGLAPNRFLAKIASELDKPRGFSVIGAAEAQGLLAPRPVTTLPGVGPVFGRTLRSDGFATIGDLAAAEVKDLVRRYGETGLRLHDLSHARDSRPVNPDHDRRGMSAETTFNEDLIAAEALEAELWPLCEKLASKARRDGVASRVLVLKLRKTDFKIVTRRITLAEPVQTARALFAAGRDLLKPEIGVPYRLIGIGMADIADAHDAPASLFATAETRALKTETAIDALRDKFGAGAVVAGRALKRPNERPG; the protein is encoded by the coding sequence TTGGCCATAACGGCCCTTTGTCGCGACTGCCTGTGGACCGGCGACCGCAAGGTCGCGCGGTGCCCGTCGTGCACGTCGCGCCGGGTGATCGCCCATGACGAACTGAGCGATCTGCACATCGCCCACCTGGACTGCGACGCCTTCTACGCCTCGGTCGAAAAGCGCGACCGACCCGAACTGCGCGACAGGCCCGTGATCGTCGGCGGCGGCAAGCGCGGCGTCGTCTCCACCGCCTGCTATGTGGCGCGGCTGTACGGCGTCGGCTCGGCCATGCCGATGTTCAAGGCGCTGAAGGCCTGTCCCGACGCCGTGGTCATCAAGCCGGACTTCGCCAAATACAATGCCGAGAGCGCGCGCATCTTCGGCGCCGTGCAGCGCCTGACGCCGCTGGTTCAGACCCTGTCGCTGGACGAGGCGTGGATCGATCTGAAGGGCACCGAGCGGCTGAACGGCGGGCCGCCCGCCTTCCAGTTGGCGCGCCTGCAGAAATGGATCGAGGATGAGACGGGGCTGAGCGTCTCCATCGGCCTGGCGCCCAACCGCTTCCTGGCCAAGATCGCGTCTGAACTGGACAAGCCGCGCGGCTTTTCCGTCATCGGCGCGGCGGAGGCGCAAGGTCTGCTTGCGCCGCGCCCTGTGACCACCCTGCCCGGCGTCGGGCCAGTGTTCGGCCGCACCCTGCGCTCGGACGGCTTCGCCACCATCGGCGATCTGGCCGCCGCCGAGGTGAAGGATCTGGTCCGGCGGTATGGCGAGACGGGCCTGCGGCTGCACGATCTCAGCCACGCCCGCGACAGCCGCCCGGTGAACCCCGACCACGACCGGCGCGGCATGAGCGCCGAGACCACCTTCAACGAAGACCTGATCGCCGCCGAAGCGCTGGAGGCCGAACTGTGGCCCCTGTGCGAGAAGCTGGCCTCCAAGGCCCGCCGAGACGGCGTCGCCAGCCGCGTGCTGGTGCTGAAGCTGCGCAAGACGGACTTCAAGATCGTCACCCGCCGCATCACCCTGGCTGAGCCCGTGCAGACGGCGCGGGCCCTGTTCGCCGCCGGGCGAGACCTGCTGAAACCCGAAATCGGCGTGCCCTACAGGCTGATCGGCATCGGCATGGCTGACATCGCCGACGCCCACGACGCGCCAGCCAGCCTGTTCGCCACGGCCGAGACCCGCGCCCTGAAGACCGAGACCGCCATCGACGCCCTACGCGACAAGTTCGGGGCGGGCGCCGTCGTCGCGGGGCGCGCTCTGAAACGTCCCAACGAACGCCCCGGATGA
- the rpmG gene encoding 50S ribosomal protein L33: MAKPASIKIRLNSTADTGFFYVTKKNARTMTEKMVVKKYDPVVRKHVEFKEGKIK, encoded by the coding sequence ATGGCCAAACCGGCTTCCATCAAGATCCGCCTGAACTCCACCGCCGACACCGGCTTCTTCTACGTCACCAAGAAGAACGCGCGCACGATGACCGAGAAGATGGTCGTCAAGAAGTACGACCCGGTCGTCCGCAAGCACGTCGAGTTCAAGGAAGGCAAGATCAAGTAA
- the rnr gene encoding ribonuclease R, whose translation MVKTPKRPAAGLPDKESLIAFLREAGEAEKADIARAFGLKGAERRQMREMLKELEAEGRLSKRGRKGFSEVGALPPVGVADVVDRDADGELYVQLVKGGEDAPRAILMPDREGRGPAPGMGDRLLVKFSQGVDGWEARLVKRLDTGGNRVLGVIRKGGRETRVEPVDKRSKDVLLVPAAQAADLRDGDLVLAAIEKGEHRYGPKRGKILENIGREDDPRAASIIAIHAHGVPTGFSEAVEREAEDQDVPTLKGREDLRHVPFITIDPADARDHDDAVYAERDEDPANAGGWIVWVAIADVAAYVRPNTALDREARAKGNSTYFPDRVEPMLPEVLSNGLCSLKQGENRACMAVRMVFDKDGRKTGHKFTRGLMRSHAKLSYEQAQSAIDGLLDDATGPIMEAILYPLWNAYRTMLKGRERRSPLAIESPERRIIMSPDGGIAGIEPRKSLEAHRLIEEMMIQANVCAAETLEKTHTPLIYRVHDTPSQEKIFNLADFLHTIGKPWNKGEAPNTKRFNKLLEETRDTPHAEVVNEVVLRTQMQAIYSPENVGHFGLHLDRYAHFTSPIRRYSDLIVHRGLIRGLKLGSDGLTDREIAELGGIAEHVTETERRSMAAERDAMDRYIAAFLEEHVGATFSGRITGVTRFGLFIRLDETGADGLVPVSTLGDEYFTHDDRAHALVGERSGKRFPLGRRVEVRLMEATPVTGGLVLEMLSEPDPRDPNAPAPRYGMRGRGGDGPPKRGKGRPGGPKPRNGAKPSGGLKGVRKGKRR comes from the coding sequence ATGGTCAAGACTCCGAAACGCCCCGCTGCGGGCCTGCCCGACAAAGAATCCCTGATCGCCTTCCTGCGTGAGGCCGGAGAAGCCGAAAAGGCCGACATCGCGCGCGCCTTCGGCCTGAAAGGCGCCGAGCGGCGCCAGATGCGCGAAATGCTGAAGGAGTTGGAGGCCGAGGGCCGGCTCAGCAAACGCGGCCGCAAGGGCTTTTCCGAGGTCGGCGCCCTGCCCCCGGTCGGCGTCGCCGACGTGGTGGATCGCGACGCCGACGGCGAGCTTTACGTTCAACTGGTCAAGGGCGGCGAGGACGCGCCGCGTGCGATCCTGATGCCCGACCGCGAAGGGCGCGGCCCGGCGCCCGGCATGGGCGACCGCCTGCTGGTCAAGTTCAGCCAGGGCGTCGACGGCTGGGAGGCGCGTCTGGTCAAACGGCTGGACACCGGCGGAAACCGGGTTCTGGGCGTCATCCGCAAGGGCGGGCGCGAGACGCGGGTCGAGCCGGTCGACAAACGCTCCAAGGATGTTCTGCTTGTGCCGGCCGCCCAGGCGGCGGACCTGCGCGACGGCGATCTGGTGCTGGCCGCCATCGAAAAGGGCGAGCATCGCTACGGCCCCAAGCGCGGCAAGATCCTTGAGAATATCGGGCGTGAAGACGACCCGCGCGCCGCCTCCATCATCGCCATCCACGCCCACGGCGTGCCGACTGGCTTCTCTGAAGCCGTGGAGCGCGAGGCCGAGGATCAGGACGTGCCGACGCTGAAAGGGCGTGAAGACCTGCGCCACGTCCCCTTCATCACCATCGACCCCGCCGACGCGCGCGACCATGACGACGCCGTCTATGCCGAGCGCGACGAAGACCCGGCCAATGCGGGCGGCTGGATCGTCTGGGTCGCGATCGCCGACGTCGCCGCCTATGTGCGCCCGAACACGGCCTTGGACCGCGAGGCGCGGGCCAAGGGCAACTCGACCTACTTCCCTGACCGGGTCGAGCCGATGCTGCCCGAGGTCCTGTCCAACGGCCTGTGCAGCCTGAAGCAGGGTGAGAACCGCGCCTGCATGGCCGTGCGCATGGTCTTCGACAAGGACGGCCGCAAGACCGGGCACAAGTTCACGCGCGGGCTGATGCGCTCGCACGCCAAGCTGTCCTACGAACAGGCGCAATCCGCCATCGACGGCCTGCTGGACGACGCCACCGGGCCGATCATGGAGGCCATCCTCTACCCGCTGTGGAACGCCTATCGCACCATGTTGAAGGGCCGCGAGCGCCGCAGCCCCCTGGCCATCGAAAGCCCCGAGCGCCGCATCATCATGTCACCCGACGGCGGCATCGCCGGCATCGAGCCGCGCAAGTCGCTGGAAGCCCACCGCCTGATCGAAGAGATGATGATCCAGGCCAACGTCTGCGCCGCCGAGACGCTGGAGAAAACGCACACGCCGCTGATCTATCGCGTCCACGACACGCCCAGTCAGGAAAAGATCTTCAACCTGGCCGACTTCCTGCACACCATTGGAAAACCCTGGAACAAGGGCGAGGCGCCGAACACCAAGCGCTTCAACAAGCTGCTGGAGGAAACCCGCGACACCCCGCACGCCGAGGTCGTCAACGAAGTCGTCCTGCGCACCCAGATGCAGGCCATCTACAGCCCCGAGAACGTCGGCCACTTCGGCCTGCACCTGGACCGCTACGCTCACTTCACCTCGCCCATTCGGCGCTATTCCGACCTGATCGTCCATCGCGGGCTGATCCGGGGGCTGAAACTGGGGTCGGACGGCCTGACGGACCGGGAAATCGCCGAACTGGGCGGCATCGCCGAGCACGTCACCGAGACCGAACGCCGCTCCATGGCGGCCGAGCGCGACGCGATGGATCGCTACATCGCCGCCTTCCTTGAGGAACACGTCGGCGCGACCTTCAGCGGCCGGATCACCGGCGTCACCCGCTTCGGCCTGTTCATCCGGCTGGACGAGACGGGCGCCGACGGCCTGGTGCCGGTCTCGACGCTGGGCGACGAATACTTCACCCACGACGACCGCGCCCACGCCCTGGTCGGCGAGCGCAGCGGCAAGCGCTTCCCGCTGGGGCGCCGCGTCGAAGTCCGGCTGATGGAAGCCACGCCCGTCACCGGCGGTCTGGTGCTGGAAATGCTGTCCGAACCGGACCCGCGCGACCCCAACGCCCCGGCCCCGCGCTATGGCATGCGCGGGAGAGGCGGCGACGGCCCGCCCAAGCGTGGGAAGGGCCGCCCCGGCGGGCCCAAACCCCGCAACGGCGCCAAGCCCTCCGGCGGCCTGAAGGGCGTCAGAAAGGGCAAGCGGCGTTGA